Proteins from a genomic interval of Microcoleus sp. FACHB-831:
- a CDS encoding glycosyltransferase family 39 protein, whose protein sequence is MNPPYPMPQKWLNFFVIIILILGIFFRFASLNQKVYWEDETYTSLWLAGYDDKITTELAYNNQQITIDDLHKYQQIKFDKNINDTLNILKKRSEHPPIYYVLARFWAQCFGSSVTAMRSFPALISLFIFPCIYWLCLELFESSTVGWLAMALVAVSPFFVRYAQEVRQYSLWAVMILLSSTLLLRAIRIKTKLAWIAYAAIMALSFYSHLFSILVLTSHGIYLIILQRFRLNKTLIAYSLASIFAVLSFTPWVWFILRNRAFDVMEWIKLPLPFLSLLKKWSLNLCHLFISWNYEYDNLLIYLSLPVLILVIYSIYFLCRHTEERVWLFIFTLIGVTALAFVLPDLISGGRRSTVDRYFTPCYLGLEIAVAYLLASQISSLNISLQRVKLWQLATSLLISAGVLSCAIDSQAQTWWGKDKFIVDMSRVINQASSPIIISDARLGQVMPLSYRLDPKVRLLLFVQPNVPKIPDGYSDVFLFNPSKKFIADLQQEQNIKIDSIYQTDISLWRLKKI, encoded by the coding sequence ATGAATCCGCCTTATCCAATGCCTCAAAAATGGTTAAATTTTTTCGTTATTATTATTTTAATCCTTGGCATATTTTTCCGTTTTGCTAGCCTCAATCAAAAAGTTTACTGGGAAGATGAAACATATACTTCATTATGGCTAGCTGGTTATGACGATAAAATAACAACCGAGTTAGCCTACAACAACCAGCAAATTACTATTGATGATTTACATAAATATCAACAAATTAAATTTGATAAAAATATAAACGATACATTAAATATTCTCAAAAAGAGGTCTGAACATCCACCTATTTATTATGTATTAGCAAGATTTTGGGCGCAGTGCTTTGGCAGTTCTGTAACAGCCATGCGAAGTTTCCCTGCTTTAATTAGCTTATTTATATTTCCTTGCATTTACTGGCTATGTTTAGAATTATTTGAATCCTCAACAGTAGGCTGGCTGGCAATGGCGTTAGTTGCTGTATCGCCTTTTTTTGTCAGATATGCTCAGGAAGTGCGCCAGTACAGTCTATGGGCAGTAATGATATTGCTATCAAGCACGTTATTGTTACGGGCTATACGCATTAAAACAAAACTTGCATGGATTGCTTATGCGGCAATTATGGCGTTAAGTTTTTATTCCCATTTATTTTCTATTTTAGTTTTAACGAGTCATGGAATTTATCTCATTATCCTTCAACGCTTCCGCTTAAATAAAACTCTTATTGCTTATTCGCTAGCCTCTATTTTTGCGGTTTTAAGCTTTACTCCTTGGGTATGGTTTATTCTTAGGAACCGGGCATTTGATGTTATGGAGTGGATAAAATTACCATTGCCTTTTTTATCTTTGCTAAAAAAATGGAGTCTCAACCTATGCCATTTATTTATATCTTGGAATTATGAATATGATAATTTATTAATTTATTTGAGCCTACCAGTATTAATTTTGGTAATTTATTCAATTTATTTTTTATGCCGTCATACTGAAGAACGAGTTTGGTTATTTATTTTCACCTTAATAGGAGTAACGGCATTAGCATTTGTACTGCCAGATTTAATTTCCGGAGGACGACGCTCAACGGTAGATAGGTATTTTACGCCATGTTATTTAGGTCTTGAAATTGCTGTTGCTTATCTTCTAGCTAGTCAAATTAGCTCTCTAAACATTAGCTTGCAACGGGTTAAATTATGGCAACTTGCCACTAGCTTGCTAATTTCTGCGGGCGTTTTATCTTGTGCGATAGATTCACAAGCACAGACGTGGTGGGGGAAAGATAAATTTATTGTCGATATGTCTCGCGTCATCAACCAAGCTTCATCCCCAATTATAATTTCCGATGCTCGTTTAGGCCAAGTAATGCCTTTAAGCTATCGCCTCGATCCTAAAGTCCGGCTGCTGTTGTTTGTGCAGCCAAATGTACCTAAGATACCTGATGGTTATAGCGATGTATTTTTATTTAATCCTTCTAAAAAGTTTATTGCCGATCTTCAGCAAGAGCAGAATATTAAAATAGATTCTATTTACCAGACGGATATATCGCTTTGGAGACTGAAAAAAATATAA
- a CDS encoding ATP-binding protein produces the protein MLRLPQFNDGGLKRLGKQGRSILSMLDVRFRNLKISGKLNLGFGILVVLTFLVIGRSYLSSVQATITINRTRQVRMPAALISADAQTNLLKMVSDMRGYLVSGESVFRDRYQQSRQTFEARLAELTNILQQQPSSDNQRRLRELQQTYKLWAALPDRLFALHNNLLDNQPALRMLDKDGEFLISTILVETDRILDEQEERSPSNTNTLLLKDVVEFKSSFALMISQLRGYLVTQDPEFRFDYASYFKTNQAAWKALNSRRNALSASQQARLDKIAQSYQQFQPLPQRMFEIVEGEHYREDLFLFRQETEPLTEKMLSLLNEIVASQQHALTSELQAGSQGLATGEWQTLLGGLIALGVSISLTLLLRRQIANSINRLTTVTNRIIEGDLDARASIESRDEIGILAKTFNQMTDYLQRSKEELEEYSRTLEQRVDARTQELQEKNQQLGETLIHLQQTQAQLIQTEKMSSLGQLVAGVAHEINNPVNFIHGNVLHANQYVQDLCKLVELYQTEYSHPNRKIEDFIKEIDLEFLQEDLPKIFTSMQVGTERIREIVQSLRTFSRLDESEVKEVNIHEGIDSTLMILHNRLKAKPDHPEITIIKEYKNLPRIECYAGQLNQVFMNVLTNAIDALEEKEKNKKRELEIKNGSNSEIHSAPTIWIRTEVLGTNRVTIRIADNGPGMPKNVQQRLFDPFFTTKPVGKGTGLGMSISHQIITEKHKGTLSCISSPKAGAEFVIEIPIHQHCNSDRI, from the coding sequence ATGCTACGACTCCCGCAGTTTAATGATGGTGGTTTAAAGCGATTAGGCAAGCAAGGAAGAAGCATTCTCTCAATGCTGGACGTTCGCTTTCGCAATTTAAAGATCAGCGGCAAACTGAATCTGGGTTTTGGCATACTGGTTGTTCTTACATTTCTGGTTATTGGACGCAGTTATCTGAGTAGCGTTCAGGCAACTATTACCATTAATAGAACGCGACAAGTAAGGATGCCCGCTGCTCTTATCTCCGCCGATGCTCAAACTAACTTGCTGAAGATGGTGTCTGATATGCGGGGTTATTTGGTATCTGGAGAATCTGTGTTTCGCGATCGCTATCAGCAGTCCCGGCAAACCTTTGAAGCAAGGCTGGCTGAACTAACAAATATTCTCCAGCAACAGCCATCTTCGGACAATCAACGTCGTCTGAGGGAACTCCAGCAAACTTATAAACTATGGGCTGCGCTCCCCGATCGGCTATTTGCCCTCCACAACAACTTACTTGATAATCAACCAGCGTTGCGAATGTTAGACAAAGACGGGGAGTTTCTCATTTCCACCATCTTGGTCGAAACCGATCGCATCTTGGACGAACAAGAAGAGCGATCGCCCTCAAATACCAACACCTTACTCCTTAAAGATGTAGTCGAATTTAAAAGCTCGTTTGCACTTATGATTTCGCAATTGCGCGGCTATCTGGTGACGCAAGATCCAGAATTTCGATTTGACTATGCGAGCTATTTCAAAACAAACCAAGCTGCTTGGAAGGCTTTAAATAGCAGACGAAATGCCCTAAGCGCAAGCCAGCAAGCTCGTCTAGACAAAATTGCACAATCGTATCAGCAATTTCAGCCATTGCCTCAGCGCATGTTTGAAATTGTGGAAGGCGAACATTATCGAGAAGATTTATTTTTGTTTCGCCAAGAAACGGAACCTTTAACTGAAAAAATGCTGAGCCTGCTAAATGAAATTGTGGCAAGTCAGCAACATGCACTTACGTCTGAGTTACAAGCTGGAAGTCAAGGATTAGCGACAGGTGAGTGGCAAACCCTTTTAGGAGGACTAATTGCCTTGGGGGTGAGTATCAGCCTAACTCTACTCCTGCGGCGACAAATTGCCAATTCAATCAATCGCCTCACAACCGTAACTAATCGCATCATAGAAGGCGATCTTGATGCCAGAGCTAGCATAGAATCGCGAGATGAAATTGGTATTTTGGCTAAGACGTTTAACCAGATGACAGATTACTTGCAGCGCTCGAAAGAGGAATTGGAGGAGTACAGCCGTACCTTAGAGCAAAGAGTCGATGCACGAACCCAGGAATTGCAGGAAAAGAACCAACAATTAGGCGAAACACTTATACATTTACAACAAACTCAGGCTCAATTAATCCAAACTGAGAAAATGTCTAGCCTTGGACAACTGGTGGCGGGTGTAGCACATGAAATTAATAATCCTGTAAACTTTATTCATGGTAATGTTTTACACGCCAATCAATACGTCCAAGATTTGTGTAAGTTAGTGGAACTTTATCAAACTGAGTATTCTCACCCTAATCGCAAAATTGAAGACTTTATAAAAGAAATTGATTTAGAGTTTCTGCAAGAAGATTTACCCAAAATATTCACATCCATGCAAGTGGGAACGGAACGCATTCGTGAGATTGTTCAGTCGCTACGAACTTTCTCTCGTTTAGATGAATCCGAAGTTAAAGAAGTGAATATTCACGAAGGAATTGATAGTACGCTGATGATTTTGCATAATCGCTTGAAAGCAAAACCCGATCATCCAGAAATTACAATTATTAAAGAGTACAAGAATTTACCTCGGATTGAATGCTATGCAGGACAGCTTAATCAGGTGTTCATGAATGTTTTGACAAATGCGATCGATGCTTTGGAGGAAAAGGAAAAAAATAAGAAGCGGGAATTAGAGATTAAAAATGGCTCAAATTCTGAGATTCACTCAGCTCCCACCATTTGGATTCGCACTGAAGTGCTAGGTACTAATCGCGTTACTATTCGCATTGCAGATAATGGCCCTGGTATGCCAAAAAATGTCCAGCAGCGGTTGTTCGATCCTTTTTTCACTACAAAGCCTGTCGGCAAAGGTACAGGTCTGGGAATGTCAATTAGCCATCAAATTATCACTGAAAAACACAAAGGTACTCTGAGTTGTATTTCTAGTCCTAAAGCAGGAGCTGAGTTTGTGATTGAAATTCCAATTCACCAGCATTGTAATAGCGATCGCATTTAA
- the mnmH gene encoding tRNA 2-selenouridine(34) synthase MnmH, protein MVRSLIYTQMPFGETYSEIIDVRSPSEFAEDRIPGAINLPVLDDEERAKVGTIYKQVCPFTARKVGASLVAANISKHLTTHFASIDKNYHPLVYCWRGGQRSNSMAMVLSEIGWRVTLLQGGYKTYRAYVRDVLQHVPEKFTYRVLCGLTGSGKTHMLRQMAERGVQVLDLEGLANHRGSLLGEEWKSPQPSQKYFESLLLKQLQTLNPTQPVWVEAESNKIGRVYLPQSLWEQMKQASCVEIQLPLKARVEFLLQEYPHLITHPEVLKAKLQQLKAKHGGQKINYWNNLIDAGKWESFVGDLLQCHYDPTYTQSMDKCYSNVERVMRLADLSDASVDSLVNAVVADS, encoded by the coding sequence ATGGTGCGATCGCTTATCTATACCCAAATGCCTTTTGGAGAAACATATAGCGAAATTATCGATGTTCGCTCTCCGTCAGAGTTTGCCGAAGATCGTATTCCGGGCGCTATCAATTTACCCGTCTTGGATGACGAGGAACGTGCCAAAGTCGGCACCATCTATAAACAAGTCTGTCCCTTCACCGCCCGCAAGGTAGGAGCATCCCTAGTAGCTGCAAATATTAGCAAGCATCTCACCACCCACTTCGCCAGCATTGACAAAAATTATCATCCCTTAGTTTACTGCTGGCGCGGCGGGCAGCGTTCCAATAGCATGGCAATGGTGTTGAGTGAAATTGGCTGGCGAGTCACCCTACTCCAAGGTGGCTACAAAACCTACCGAGCTTATGTGCGCGATGTCTTGCAACACGTGCCAGAAAAGTTTACCTACCGCGTATTATGCGGTTTAACTGGAAGCGGCAAAACTCACATGCTCCGACAAATGGCGGAGCGGGGTGTCCAAGTGCTGGATTTAGAAGGTTTGGCTAACCATCGCGGTTCCCTACTGGGTGAAGAATGGAAGTCACCCCAGCCATCGCAAAAGTATTTTGAATCTCTATTACTAAAGCAACTTCAAACTTTAAATCCCACTCAGCCAGTTTGGGTAGAAGCAGAAAGCAACAAAATTGGGCGGGTGTATCTACCCCAGTCGCTTTGGGAGCAGATGAAACAGGCAAGTTGTGTAGAGATCCAGTTACCTCTAAAAGCCAGAGTCGAATTTCTTTTGCAAGAATATCCCCACTTGATAACTCACCCGGAAGTATTGAAAGCCAAGCTACAGCAGCTCAAAGCCAAGCATGGGGGGCAAAAAATCAATTATTGGAATAATCTGATCGATGCTGGTAAGTGGGAAAGTTTTGTGGGCGACTTGCTACAGTGCCATTACGATCCGACTTACACTCAGTCAATGGACAAGTGCTATTCCAATGTGGAACGGGTTATGCGCCTAGCGGATTTATCAGATGCAAGTGTTGACTCGCTTGTAAATGCTGTAGTTGCTGACTCCTGA
- a CDS encoding cytochrome P450 translates to MNNKQLPPGSIGLPVVGETLAFLLDPQFIQKRYKQYGSIFKTKIIGRPTVFMIGPEAVEFVLSSHFDHFSWREGWPDTFKLLLGESLFVQDGEEHRRNRRLMMPAFHSSALARYFTTMDAITQGYLQKWEQKREFIWFDEYKQLTFDIASELLLGTKPGADSVRLSQLFDTLTHGLFALNTWTLPGSKFGRAIAARNQLLEHLASVVRQRQQHPTDDALSLLVQARDEEGNGMTLQELTAQSMLLLFAGHETTTSMLTWFCLELGRHPEVLQRAREEQLHLASSGALSLEQIGQMPYLDQIFCEIERCHQPVNGGFRGVVKPFEFNGFYVPAGWQLLYSILGTHQLEEIYPQPEQFDPDRFGPQRQEQKPKHFSLIAFGGGPRICLGIAFAKLEMKIVAAHLLRDYQWEITARQRLEPVLIPTRRPKDGLRVCFTRFEKN, encoded by the coding sequence ATGAACAATAAACAACTACCGCCAGGCAGCATAGGTCTGCCAGTTGTTGGCGAAACGCTAGCATTCCTCCTCGACCCCCAGTTTATCCAGAAGCGCTACAAGCAGTATGGTTCTATCTTCAAAACCAAGATAATTGGCAGACCTACTGTATTTATGATTGGCCCAGAAGCCGTCGAATTTGTCCTTTCGAGCCATTTTGACCATTTTTCCTGGCGTGAAGGCTGGCCAGACACTTTTAAGCTGCTGCTGGGAGAATCGCTTTTTGTCCAAGATGGTGAAGAACATCGGCGCAATCGGCGTTTGATGATGCCAGCTTTTCATAGTTCGGCACTGGCACGCTACTTCACCACGATGGATGCAATAACGCAAGGCTATCTCCAAAAGTGGGAACAGAAACGAGAGTTTATCTGGTTCGACGAATACAAACAGCTAACATTTGATATTGCCAGCGAACTGTTATTAGGCACGAAGCCAGGTGCGGACTCAGTTCGATTGAGCCAACTGTTTGACACCTTGACACATGGTTTGTTTGCCCTCAATACCTGGACGTTACCCGGTAGTAAATTTGGACGTGCGATCGCTGCCCGCAATCAATTGCTAGAGCATCTCGCCTCTGTTGTGCGCCAGCGCCAGCAACACCCCACCGACGACGCCCTTAGTCTCTTAGTGCAAGCACGAGATGAAGAGGGAAACGGCATGACATTACAAGAACTTACTGCACAGTCGATGCTGTTGCTGTTCGCCGGACATGAAACAACAACATCCATGCTCACCTGGTTTTGTCTAGAGTTAGGGCGTCACCCAGAAGTCTTGCAACGCGCTAGGGAAGAACAGTTGCATCTGGCAAGCTCGGGAGCGCTAAGTTTAGAACAAATTGGGCAAATGCCCTACTTAGACCAGATATTCTGCGAAATCGAACGCTGCCATCAACCTGTAAACGGTGGATTCCGGGGAGTCGTCAAGCCGTTTGAGTTTAATGGCTTTTACGTGCCTGCTGGGTGGCAGTTGCTCTATTCTATTTTGGGAACTCACCAACTAGAAGAAATCTACCCGCAGCCAGAACAATTTGACCCAGACCGATTTGGCCCGCAACGACAGGAACAAAAACCAAAACATTTCAGTCTAATAGCCTTTGGGGGCGGCCCGCGCATTTGTTTGGGGATCGCGTTTGCGAAGCTGGAGATGAAAATTGTTGCTGCCCACTTATTGCGCGACTATCAGTGGGAAATAACTGCCCGACAAAGGCTTGAACCAGTACTAATTCCAACGCGGCGCCCGAAGGATGGGCTGCGCGTTTGCTTTACAAGGTTTGAGAAGAATTAA
- a CDS encoding EAL domain-containing protein, translating into MIKPHLNGHQVVKISTKLQSPLFDAYSEMEFGDIARMAAHICQTPLALLWLSDGTRQWFTSLVGDYLPPELSFIETLLASHPQSSDLLIVPDTHQDICFSATSHFISSPYIRFYASATLMTQVGHPTGALCVMDLVPRELSYEQSSSLRTLARQVRTLLDLRNQFNQMERRLRDCQQAEQDLEHLFALSLDMLCTAGMDGYFKRLNPQWEKILGYTNDELLARPFIEFVHPDDREITEAEIEKLTLGGETLSFENRYRCKDGSYKWLLWNATPLKGQQLIYATAKDISESLWHTTQRKEAEEALRKSQERYRSVVAAMEEGVVLQDAKGTIQACNTAAERILGLTADQIIGRTSIDPQWRAIYPDGSPFPGEIHPAMVTLRTGKPCANVLMGIYKPDGIVTWIAINSQPLFSPGETKPYAAVTSFSDITEPKYAEERLRLLESCVENANDAIVITEASPINEPDGPKIVYANKAFTRMTGYSLEEIIGRTPRFLQSSNTQRSELEKIRQAISRCEPVRAELINQHKDGYEFCVDLNIVPIADARGCYTHFLAVQRDITSRKQAEQEVRAYARASAVVAELGQQALAGIELATLMERAVTLVAQTLGVKYCQILELMPGGSTLLLRAGVGWQEGLVGSAVVGANGRSQAGYTLLVGEPVIVEDLRIETRFAGTPLLHNHRIVSGMSVIVHGSTQPFGVLSAHTSKHRRFTSDEVNFMQAVANVLATAIERKQAEVALRESEERYELAVRGSNEGLWDWNIKADTIYLSPRWKAMLGHKDNEIGDSPDEWFNRVHPEDFERVSAAITAHLDGLTQHFEKEYRMLHRDGTYRWMLCRGLAVREKNGVAYRMAGSQTDISDRKIAEEQLFYDAFHDPLTGLPNRSLFMDRLSIAIARLRRQPEYQFAVLFLDLDRFKIVNDSLGHVVGDQLLSAIARRLEVCLRSGDTVARLGGDEFVILLDEINDVSDATEIADRIQQELRSSFNLDGHQVVVTASIGITLGGISHSDRCYWPGNLLRDADIALYQAKAMGKARYQVFNAPMHAHAVARLELENDLRLALEETQHLATGDRQHSKHGAKKPYFLLYYQPIVALTSGQITGFEALVRLLHPTRGMVSPVEFIPVAEETGLIIPLGAWVLREACLQMRIWQMQFPHQKLTISVNLSGKQFSQPDLTQRIEQILCETGLDGGSLKLEITESIVMENASAAKAMLQELKALDIHLSIDDFGTGYSSLSYLHSFPIDTLKIDRSFVSRMGANGENSEIVQAIINLAHSLGMDAIAEGIETQTQLALLEGLQCEHGQGYFFSKPVDAIAAGALLAAGE; encoded by the coding sequence ATGATTAAACCACATCTGAATGGGCATCAAGTAGTAAAAATCTCTACAAAGCTCCAATCTCCTCTGTTCGACGCCTACTCGGAGATGGAGTTCGGGGATATTGCTCGCATGGCAGCCCATATTTGCCAGACTCCACTTGCGCTGCTATGGCTGAGCGATGGTACCAGACAATGGTTTACATCCCTGGTGGGCGATTATCTCCCGCCGGAACTGTCTTTTATTGAAACTTTGTTAGCGAGTCATCCTCAATCGTCTGATTTGTTAATTGTCCCGGATACACACCAGGACATATGTTTTAGCGCAACTTCGCACTTTATATCTAGCCCCTATATCCGCTTTTATGCAAGTGCTACCTTAATGACTCAGGTAGGCCATCCGACCGGAGCTTTATGCGTAATGGACTTAGTACCGCGTGAATTGAGCTACGAGCAAAGCTCATCATTGCGAACTTTAGCACGACAGGTGCGGACGCTTCTGGACTTGCGAAATCAATTTAATCAGATGGAGCGTAGGCTCCGGGATTGCCAGCAAGCGGAGCAGGATCTAGAGCATTTATTCGCTCTGTCGCTGGATATGCTTTGCACTGCTGGAATGGATGGGTACTTCAAGCGGCTGAACCCCCAGTGGGAAAAAATCTTGGGCTATACCAACGATGAATTGTTGGCTAGACCGTTTATCGAATTTGTGCATCCAGACGACCGTGAAATAACAGAGGCAGAAATCGAAAAACTGACTCTTGGTGGCGAGACACTTTCTTTTGAAAATCGCTACCGCTGCAAAGACGGCTCCTATAAATGGCTGTTGTGGAACGCCACACCTCTGAAGGGACAGCAGTTGATTTACGCAACGGCGAAGGATATTAGCGAAAGCCTGTGGCATACTACTCAACGCAAGGAAGCAGAGGAAGCGCTGCGAAAAAGCCAGGAACGCTATCGCTCGGTTGTTGCGGCGATGGAAGAAGGTGTTGTACTGCAAGACGCTAAAGGCACTATCCAAGCTTGCAATACTGCTGCGGAGCGCATTTTGGGGCTAACAGCAGATCAAATTATAGGACGAACATCGATAGATCCGCAGTGGCGTGCGATTTATCCTGATGGCTCTCCCTTTCCTGGCGAGATACATCCAGCAATGGTGACGTTGCGAACCGGGAAGCCTTGTGCGAATGTGTTGATGGGCATCTACAAACCGGACGGTATTGTTACTTGGATTGCGATTAATTCACAACCCTTGTTTTCCCCAGGGGAAACAAAGCCATACGCTGCTGTGACTTCGTTTAGCGACATTACAGAACCTAAGTATGCAGAGGAAAGGCTGCGCCTGTTAGAGTCGTGCGTAGAAAATGCCAACGATGCGATCGTTATTACTGAAGCTAGTCCAATCAATGAGCCGGACGGCCCTAAGATTGTCTATGCTAATAAAGCTTTTACTCGCATGACAGGTTATAGCTTAGAAGAGATTATTGGCAGGACACCGCGCTTTCTGCAAAGCTCTAATACGCAACGTTCTGAACTAGAGAAAATACGTCAAGCAATATCACGATGCGAGCCAGTCAGAGCGGAACTGATCAACCAGCACAAAGATGGTTATGAATTTTGCGTGGATCTGAACATCGTACCCATTGCAGACGCTAGGGGTTGCTATACTCATTTTCTTGCCGTGCAGCGCGATATTACCAGCCGCAAGCAGGCAGAACAAGAAGTAAGAGCTTATGCCCGTGCGAGTGCAGTTGTGGCTGAATTGGGTCAGCAGGCATTGGCGGGGATAGAGCTAGCGACGCTGATGGAGCGAGCGGTCACTCTTGTGGCTCAGACTCTTGGGGTGAAATATTGTCAAATTTTGGAACTGATGCCAGGTGGCAGCACTTTATTATTACGTGCAGGTGTGGGCTGGCAGGAAGGGCTTGTCGGGTCTGCGGTCGTAGGTGCTAATGGGCGATCGCAGGCAGGCTATACTTTGCTTGTTGGCGAACCAGTCATTGTCGAAGACCTCCGCATAGAAACCCGCTTTGCTGGAACGCCGCTGCTGCACAATCACAGAATAGTTAGCGGCATGAGCGTGATCGTTCACGGGTCTACTCAGCCTTTTGGTGTTTTGAGCGCCCACACATCCAAACACCGACGCTTTACCTCTGATGAGGTTAACTTTATGCAAGCCGTTGCTAACGTGCTGGCGACAGCAATTGAGCGCAAGCAAGCAGAAGTTGCTCTGCGGGAATCGGAAGAACGCTATGAACTTGCAGTGCGCGGTAGTAATGAGGGGTTGTGGGATTGGAATATAAAAGCCGACACGATTTATTTATCCCCGCGCTGGAAAGCCATGCTCGGTCACAAAGATAACGAAATTGGCGATAGCCCGGATGAGTGGTTTAACCGGGTGCATCCAGAAGACTTTGAACGAGTCAGCGCAGCTATTACGGCGCATCTAGATGGGCTGACTCAACATTTTGAGAAAGAGTATCGCATGTTGCATCGAGACGGAACCTACCGCTGGATGCTGTGTCGGGGGCTGGCGGTGAGGGAAAAAAATGGAGTTGCATACCGCATGGCTGGGTCGCAGACGGATATTAGCGATCGCAAGATAGCTGAGGAACAATTGTTTTATGATGCCTTCCACGATCCGCTAACAGGTCTGCCGAATCGCTCGTTATTTATGGATCGGCTGTCCATTGCGATCGCGCGGCTGCGTCGCCAACCAGAATATCAGTTTGCGGTCTTGTTTTTAGATCTGGATCGGTTCAAGATCGTCAATGACAGTTTGGGGCACGTAGTCGGCGACCAATTACTAAGCGCGATCGCGCGACGATTGGAAGTATGTCTGCGATCTGGCGATACTGTCGCACGACTTGGGGGCGATGAATTCGTCATTTTGCTTGATGAGATTAACGATGTTAGCGATGCAACGGAAATTGCCGACCGCATCCAACAGGAACTGAGGTCGTCTTTTAATCTCGACGGCCACCAAGTTGTCGTTACGGCTAGCATTGGTATTACCTTGGGTGGAATTAGCCATAGCGATCGCTGCTACTGGCCGGGAAATCTTTTGAGGGATGCTGACATCGCTTTGTATCAAGCTAAAGCAATGGGTAAAGCACGTTACCAGGTGTTTAACGCCCCCATGCACGCCCATGCTGTCGCCCGCTTGGAGTTAGAAAATGACTTGCGACTGGCGCTTGAGGAGACCCAGCACTTAGCAACAGGCGATCGCCAACATTCAAAACACGGGGCTAAAAAGCCATACTTCCTACTTTACTATCAACCAATTGTTGCCTTAACGAGCGGTCAGATTACTGGGTTTGAGGCGCTGGTGCGTTTGTTGCATCCCACTCGTGGCATGGTTTCCCCAGTAGAGTTTATTCCTGTCGCTGAAGAAACTGGTTTAATTATCCCTCTGGGAGCCTGGGTGCTGCGCGAAGCTTGCCTGCAAATGCGTATATGGCAGATGCAATTTCCCCATCAGAAATTGACGATTAGCGTTAATCTTTCTGGCAAACAGTTTTCCCAGCCAGACTTAACGCAGCGAATTGAGCAAATACTCTGCGAGACTGGGCTGGACGGGGGCAGTCTCAAGCTGGAAATTACAGAAAGTATTGTAATGGAAAATGCGAGTGCTGCAAAAGCTATGCTTCAAGAACTGAAAGCACTGGATATTCATTTAAGTATTGATGATTTTGGGACGGGTTATTCTTCTTTAAGTTATCTGCACAGTTTTCCCATAGATACATTGAAGATTGACCGTTCTTTTGTCAGCCGTATGGGTGCAAACGGCGAAAATTCCGAGATCGTACAGGCGATTATAAACTTAGCTCATAGTTTAGGTATGGATGCGATCGCTGAAGGGATAGAAACTCAAACTCAGTTAGCCTTACTCGAAGGGTTGCAATGCGAACACGGACAGGGCTACTTTTTTTCTAAACCTGTAGATGCGATCGCTGCTGGTGCTTTACTTGCTGCTGGAGAGTAG